A genome region from Rhizobium favelukesii includes the following:
- a CDS encoding LacI family DNA-binding transcriptional regulator: protein MEFKHQPTVTLAEVADAAGVGESTVSRVLRNYGSFSEKTRDRVMAAVDRLGYVPNRIAGTLASTGSRLVAFVIPSLSNIVFPDVLRGASAILEESGYQAVFSVTDYDSQREEALAAAMLAWRPAAVMLAGYEHTDGTLKILRASGCRIVELLDLDGAALDLAVGFSNLAAGRASAEFLLRRGYRRIGYVGHDLNRDTRAGKRFSGFCGTLGAGDAPLADREILAGASSVENGRLGLERLLDRTPDLDAVYFSNDDMALGGYFHCLARGISIPSQLAIFGYNGLDIGRAMPQPLSTIRTPRVATGKVAAQLVVTNAPPQVVDLGFELIEGATA, encoded by the coding sequence GTGGAATTCAAGCATCAGCCGACGGTAACACTTGCCGAGGTCGCAGACGCGGCCGGCGTCGGCGAGAGCACGGTGTCGCGCGTGCTGCGCAACTACGGTTCGTTTTCCGAAAAGACGCGGGACCGGGTCATGGCGGCGGTTGATCGACTGGGCTATGTGCCGAACCGGATCGCGGGAACACTGGCCTCCACTGGGTCGCGTCTTGTTGCGTTCGTCATTCCATCGCTTTCCAACATCGTCTTCCCCGATGTACTGCGGGGCGCCAGCGCCATTCTTGAGGAAAGCGGGTATCAGGCCGTTTTCTCCGTCACAGACTATGATTCGCAGAGGGAGGAAGCACTGGCCGCCGCGATGCTCGCCTGGCGACCGGCAGCAGTCATGCTCGCGGGATACGAGCACACTGACGGCACCCTCAAGATATTGCGCGCGAGCGGTTGCCGGATTGTGGAACTGCTTGATCTCGACGGTGCTGCGCTGGATCTGGCGGTCGGTTTTTCCAACCTGGCCGCGGGCCGCGCCAGCGCCGAGTTCCTGTTAAGGCGGGGCTATCGCCGGATCGGCTATGTCGGTCACGACCTGAACCGTGACACCCGCGCCGGCAAACGGTTTTCCGGCTTTTGCGGAACGCTGGGCGCGGGCGATGCGCCCCTCGCCGACCGCGAGATTCTCGCGGGGGCATCATCCGTGGAGAACGGCAGGCTGGGGCTGGAACGGTTGCTCGACCGCACCCCCGATCTTGATGCAGTTTATTTCTCGAACGACGACATGGCGCTTGGCGGTTATTTTCACTGCTTGGCGCGTGGGATTTCCATTCCCTCGCAGCTTGCCATTTTCGGCTACAATGGCCTCGACATCGGTCGGGCAATGCCGCAACCGCTATCGACCATCCGTACGCCGCGCGTCGCGACCGGAAAGGTGGCCGCACAGCTTGTCGTCACAAATGCGCCACCCCAAGTCGTCGATCTCGGTTTCGAACTGATCGAAGGGGCAACCGCCTAA
- a CDS encoding aldolase — protein sequence MSDARLREEICRYGRSLFERGLTPGSSGNISLRLEDGGWLVTPTNASLGFLDPARISRLDAEGRLLSGDKPTKEIPLHTALYDTRGSARAIVHLHSTHAVALTMLPEIDPRAALPPMTPYYLMRAGETALVPYYRPGDPAVADAIRGLAGKYSSVLLANHGPVVAGDSLEAAVFATEELEETAKLYLLLRNLNPRCLSPAQVNDLIKTFGLDLPSHHDHDDHHD from the coding sequence ATGTCCGACGCGCGCCTGCGTGAGGAAATCTGCCGCTATGGCCGCTCGCTGTTCGAGCGCGGACTGACGCCCGGTTCGTCGGGCAACATATCGCTGCGGCTGGAGGACGGCGGTTGGCTGGTCACGCCGACCAATGCCTCGCTCGGCTTCCTCGACCCGGCCCGCATCTCAAGGCTCGATGCAGAAGGCCGGCTCCTGTCCGGCGACAAGCCGACCAAGGAAATTCCGCTTCATACTGCCCTCTACGACACGCGCGGCAGTGCCCGTGCCATTGTCCATCTTCACTCCACCCACGCGGTGGCACTGACCATGCTGCCTGAGATTGATCCGCGCGCCGCCCTGCCCCCGATGACGCCCTATTATCTGATGCGCGCCGGGGAGACCGCGCTGGTGCCCTATTATCGTCCCGGCGATCCGGCGGTGGCCGACGCGATCCGCGGGCTGGCGGGAAAATATTCGTCGGTACTTCTGGCCAATCACGGACCGGTCGTCGCCGGCGACAGCCTGGAGGCGGCGGTTTTTGCAACCGAGGAGTTGGAGGAGACGGCGAAGCTCTATCTGCTGCTGCGCAACCTCAACCCCCGTTGTCTCAGCCCCGCGCAAGTAAATGACCTCATCAAGACCTTCGGCCTCGACCTTCCGTCTCATCACGACCACGACGACCATCACGATTGA
- a CDS encoding dihydroxyacetone kinase subunit DhaK: MNSPSTYVDDSLSGLTFAYPDLVRAGKAGRTIVRRGGARNGKVGIVTGGGSGHLPLFCGYVGPGLLDACAVGNVFEGPTLQSCLDAIDMADAGAGVLLLYGNYGGDRMNFDMASKMTRVEQVRTVLGIDDIASAGPHERHKRRGVAGLTLVFKSAGAAAERGAPLEEVTRIAQKTVERTHSIGIAWAGCRLPSADEPLVDISDGDVELGIGIHGEPGIWRRPMAPVDALVAEMVERLLEDRLPESDGNKVVLMVNNLGATPVDELFIAYRRAHEVLTANDISIARSFVGSFATSMEMAGMSISVCFIDDEIEPLFSARLFTILEHSMRSLTYQDVITAANRSAIAARAMEAELNAADSRLGDGDTGTMLARLLSTIEAADLDKENLGDTFAAMAMAAAESTGSSLGTLISAALFSMSRSCGSRSELPLVELSALLKTARDEMLSLGRSQLGDKTIIDGLHAVAMAIEGRTTQDELALAADEAAKHAIREFKGKPCRVGRARIWTEQSTKLDDPGMVALAGIVRAIGTPHSDP; the protein is encoded by the coding sequence ATGAATAGCCCTTCGACCTACGTCGATGACAGCCTTTCGGGTTTGACATTTGCCTATCCCGACCTCGTTCGGGCGGGCAAGGCCGGCCGCACGATCGTCCGCCGTGGCGGCGCCAGGAACGGTAAGGTCGGAATCGTAACGGGCGGCGGCTCTGGCCATCTACCTTTGTTCTGCGGCTACGTCGGTCCGGGGCTGCTGGATGCCTGTGCGGTTGGTAACGTCTTTGAGGGGCCGACGTTGCAATCCTGCCTCGACGCTATCGATATGGCGGATGCAGGGGCCGGCGTTCTGCTTCTCTACGGCAATTATGGTGGCGATCGGATGAATTTCGACATGGCATCGAAGATGACCCGGGTGGAGCAGGTGCGCACTGTCCTTGGGATTGACGATATCGCGAGCGCGGGACCGCATGAGCGTCACAAGCGCCGTGGCGTGGCCGGACTTACCCTCGTCTTTAAGTCCGCAGGCGCCGCTGCGGAACGCGGAGCCCCGCTGGAGGAGGTCACACGGATCGCACAAAAGACCGTCGAGCGGACACATTCGATAGGCATTGCCTGGGCCGGATGCAGGCTGCCCTCCGCAGATGAACCGCTTGTCGATATCAGCGACGGTGACGTCGAATTGGGGATCGGCATTCACGGTGAACCAGGAATTTGGCGAAGACCAATGGCGCCAGTTGATGCGTTGGTCGCGGAGATGGTTGAGAGGCTCCTGGAAGACCGCTTGCCTGAAAGCGATGGCAACAAAGTCGTCTTGATGGTCAACAATCTCGGTGCCACGCCGGTAGACGAGCTCTTTATCGCCTATCGACGTGCTCACGAGGTGCTAACAGCAAACGACATCTCGATTGCGCGGTCGTTCGTCGGGTCTTTCGCCACATCGATGGAGATGGCCGGCATGTCGATTAGCGTCTGCTTCATCGATGATGAGATCGAACCTCTGTTTTCGGCCCGCCTGTTCACCATTCTGGAGCATTCAATGAGATCTCTAACCTACCAAGACGTGATCACCGCCGCAAACCGTAGTGCGATCGCGGCACGAGCGATGGAAGCCGAGCTCAACGCAGCCGACAGTCGCCTGGGTGATGGTGACACCGGCACGATGCTCGCACGCTTACTATCGACCATCGAAGCCGCTGACTTGGATAAGGAGAACCTTGGAGACACATTCGCAGCTATGGCCATGGCTGCGGCGGAGAGCACCGGTTCAAGTCTTGGAACCCTTATCAGTGCGGCGCTGTTTTCGATGAGCAGATCTTGCGGAAGTCGTTCGGAACTCCCGCTCGTCGAACTGTCGGCATTGCTGAAAACAGCCAGGGACGAGATGCTGTCACTTGGTCGTTCGCAGCTGGGTGACAAAACAATCATCGACGGTTTGCATGCGGTAGCGATGGCTATCGAAGGGCGGACCACGCAGGACGAGCTTGCGCTGGCTGCAGATGAAGCGGCCAAACACGCAATCCGAGAGTTCAAAGGAAAGCCCTGCAGGGTCGGCCGCGCCCGCATCTGGACCGAGCAGAGCACGAAGCTTGATGATCCAGGCATGGTAGCTCTGGCAGGCATAGTGCGAGCGATTGGGACACCACACTCGGACCCGTGA
- a CDS encoding amino acid ABC transporter permease, protein MGFLRTIIANLVDWGPRLVDALGVSLALTCAGFGLAFALGLVLQYLRSRHSVVVRAAAGTYVIAARGVPILVILYLIYFGLPGTGIVLSAFAAGSLGLALVYGAYLSEVFRAGLNAIPPGQREAALAAGLTPAQTFRLILLPQAIRHMLAPLLINLVSLLKDSSICALIAVPELTLTSRAIMSESFLPLHVFALTAGLYFAMAWPASLAVRFVERRLARGVKSSRPIAASNALLAQPT, encoded by the coding sequence ATGGGTTTCCTTCGGACAATCATCGCCAATCTCGTAGATTGGGGCCCGAGACTAGTCGACGCTTTGGGGGTGAGTCTTGCGCTGACATGTGCTGGATTCGGTCTCGCCTTCGCACTCGGGCTGGTGCTGCAATATCTCCGGTCGCGCCATTCTGTTGTCGTTCGCGCCGCTGCTGGAACCTATGTCATCGCGGCACGCGGCGTTCCTATCCTTGTCATTCTTTATCTGATCTACTTCGGCTTGCCGGGTACAGGCATCGTCCTGTCGGCCTTTGCTGCAGGATCTCTCGGACTGGCGCTCGTCTACGGCGCATATCTGTCCGAGGTGTTCAGAGCGGGTTTGAACGCGATCCCGCCAGGGCAGCGTGAGGCGGCGCTCGCCGCCGGGCTGACGCCCGCCCAGACGTTCCGTCTTATCCTGCTGCCCCAAGCGATCCGGCATATGCTCGCACCCTTGCTGATCAACCTTGTCTCGCTGCTGAAAGACAGTTCGATCTGCGCGCTGATTGCGGTGCCCGAGCTGACACTGACCTCGCGAGCGATCATGTCGGAGAGTTTTTTGCCGCTCCACGTGTTTGCGCTGACGGCGGGTCTGTATTTCGCAATGGCATGGCCGGCCTCGCTTGCCGTCAGGTTCGTCGAACGACGGCTTGCACGCGGTGTGAAGTCATCAAGACCCATCGCTGCGTCAAACGCACTGTTGGCGCAGCCCACCTGA
- a CDS encoding amino acid ABC transporter permease has translation MNEVLLNRIIDALLTGAIVTVEVSVGALAVALVIGLTLATIEHLTVNRAISFLIRSYVESLRNVPSLTFLFLLYFGLAAVGVRLSSMTAAVIGLGLIGGAVVIDIFRAGFRSVPKGQNEAAAAIGLRPLAAFRLVILPQGLRLALPPLGNYAVGLVKDTSLVAAIAAPEVMFNARQIVNETFATAWVYGAAAVLYLALTFVVGQAFILVERRLEY, from the coding sequence ATGAACGAGGTGTTGCTGAACAGAATAATCGACGCGCTGCTCACCGGAGCAATCGTCACTGTCGAAGTCAGCGTTGGTGCGCTTGCCGTGGCGCTCGTGATCGGTTTGACGCTTGCCACGATCGAGCACCTTACTGTCAATCGTGCAATCAGCTTCCTCATTCGATCCTATGTCGAGTCACTGAGAAACGTGCCTAGCCTGACATTCCTGTTCCTCCTCTATTTTGGGCTGGCGGCGGTCGGCGTGCGCCTGTCATCGATGACCGCCGCTGTCATAGGCCTCGGGCTGATCGGCGGCGCTGTCGTCATTGACATATTTAGGGCTGGCTTCCGATCGGTTCCGAAAGGACAGAACGAGGCTGCCGCAGCAATCGGCCTGAGGCCCCTGGCCGCCTTCCGCCTCGTCATTCTGCCCCAGGGCCTGCGCCTCGCACTGCCGCCGCTTGGCAATTACGCCGTCGGTCTCGTGAAGGACACGTCTCTTGTTGCCGCGATCGCCGCGCCCGAAGTGATGTTCAATGCGCGCCAGATCGTAAACGAGACTTTCGCGACCGCCTGGGTCTATGGCGCCGCAGCAGTTCTCTATCTCGCACTAACTTTCGTTGTTGGCCAGGCCTTCATCCTGGTCGAGCGTCGGCTGGAGTATTGA
- a CDS encoding substrate-binding periplasmic protein, with product MQPLTMTGMTAGALALLVALSAPPASAADNAAYNLVEPGILSVAITGDMPGLVARDGKLVGYDGEILQIAADRLGLTVKPVPMEWSGAIAAVQTGRVDIIGGNVAWTEQRANTLSLTDPTGYFQNGITSKTENGWHTLTNLEGKTVGSMTGFSFLPELRRISGVELSLYDSSDAALRDLVAGRIQALVGDPPVIDYAISKNPAWGLANLPFTDNKSDFPLLTGVGRQYVFGLSKENKTLADAISAEIRKLWTACEVKAIGSRYGNVSAANYTPSAQNFRAGVDRPVDWKPPVCSQ from the coding sequence ATGCAGCCTTTAACGATGACCGGAATGACGGCTGGCGCCTTGGCACTCCTGGTGGCGCTCAGCGCCCCACCGGCGAGTGCGGCGGATAATGCTGCCTACAATCTTGTCGAACCAGGGATCCTGTCGGTCGCGATAACCGGTGACATGCCGGGACTTGTCGCCCGGGATGGCAAGCTCGTCGGATATGACGGTGAGATACTGCAAATCGCCGCCGATCGCCTTGGCCTTACCGTCAAGCCCGTCCCGATGGAATGGTCGGGGGCAATTGCAGCTGTCCAAACTGGCCGCGTCGATATCATTGGCGGCAACGTCGCCTGGACCGAGCAGCGGGCGAACACGCTCTCGCTCACCGACCCCACCGGCTACTTCCAGAACGGCATCACGTCGAAGACGGAGAACGGCTGGCATACGCTCACAAACCTCGAAGGCAAGACGGTCGGTTCAATGACCGGCTTTTCGTTTCTGCCGGAGTTGCGGCGCATCTCGGGTGTTGAACTGTCGCTCTATGACAGCTCGGATGCAGCATTGCGCGATCTTGTTGCAGGGCGCATTCAGGCCCTTGTCGGCGATCCACCCGTCATCGACTATGCGATTTCGAAGAACCCCGCCTGGGGCCTCGCCAATCTGCCTTTCACCGACAACAAGTCGGATTTCCCCCTGCTGACCGGCGTCGGCCGCCAGTACGTTTTCGGCCTCTCCAAGGAAAACAAGACACTTGCCGACGCAATCAGTGCAGAGATCCGCAAGCTCTGGACCGCCTGCGAGGTCAAGGCGATCGGCAGCAGATACGGCAACGTCAGCGCGGCGAATTATACACCTTCGGCGCAAAACTTCCGCGCTGGTGTCGATCGACCAGTCGACTGGAAACCGCCCGTCTGCAGCCAATAA
- a CDS encoding NAD(P)/FAD-dependent oxidoreductase: MTVFDLAIIGGGLAGCSAALHARRKGASVVLLERGRCGAQSSGVNYGGVRQQGRHPAELPLAQRSRKIWGRLAELVGSDCEFAVTGHLKLARSDPDMAELVAHQEIARQHGLTLDVLERADLRRRYPYLGEGFVGGSLCAEDGQANPRLVTPAFARTAKRFGAVIREGCTIERAAASHTGFALFIAGDTTPVHARRLVNTAGAWGARVAEWFGDTVREDVMAPNMCVTEPIAPLIGPNLGICGGGMYIRQARGHGSVIFGSGLGVADRDTLRARPLADVTMDAAKAAIEMVPALANVLLVRSWTGIEGRMSDGLPVVGSSPTTSNLFHAFGFSGHGFQLGPAVGAVLAELCLDGGSPTSLEGLSMTRFIRRPTNPAARAAAGQT, encoded by the coding sequence GTGACGGTATTTGATTTGGCCATCATCGGCGGCGGACTTGCCGGCTGTTCGGCCGCGTTGCACGCGCGTCGGAAGGGAGCCTCCGTCGTTCTGCTCGAACGCGGGCGCTGCGGCGCGCAGTCCAGCGGCGTCAATTACGGAGGCGTACGCCAGCAAGGCCGTCACCCCGCTGAATTGCCGCTGGCCCAACGTAGCCGGAAAATTTGGGGAAGGCTCGCCGAACTTGTCGGAAGCGACTGCGAGTTTGCTGTCACGGGCCATCTCAAGCTTGCGCGGAGCGACCCTGATATGGCTGAGCTGGTCGCCCATCAAGAGATCGCCCGCCAGCATGGCCTGACGCTCGATGTTCTCGAGCGTGCGGACTTGCGCCGCCGCTACCCCTATCTCGGCGAAGGATTTGTCGGCGGCTCGCTTTGTGCCGAAGACGGTCAGGCCAATCCCCGGCTTGTCACGCCCGCTTTCGCGCGCACCGCAAAGCGTTTTGGCGCCGTGATCCGTGAGGGATGCACGATCGAGCGCGCAGCGGCCTCGCACACGGGTTTTGCACTCTTCATTGCTGGCGACACCACGCCCGTTCATGCGCGCCGGCTGGTCAACACCGCAGGCGCATGGGGGGCGCGCGTCGCAGAATGGTTCGGAGACACCGTGCGCGAAGATGTGATGGCGCCAAACATGTGTGTCACCGAACCGATAGCACCGCTAATCGGCCCGAACCTCGGCATCTGCGGCGGCGGCATGTATATCAGGCAGGCGAGGGGACACGGGAGCGTGATCTTCGGCTCAGGACTCGGCGTCGCCGATCGTGACACTCTGCGCGCCCGACCGCTTGCTGATGTCACGATGGATGCGGCAAAGGCAGCGATCGAGATGGTTCCAGCCCTCGCCAACGTCCTGTTGGTTCGCAGTTGGACCGGTATTGAGGGGCGCATGTCGGACGGACTGCCTGTGGTGGGATCAAGCCCGACCACATCCAACCTCTTTCACGCTTTCGGATTCTCCGGGCACGGGTTCCAGCTTGGGCCTGCGGTCGGCGCAGTGCTCGCGGAACTGTGTCTCGACGGCGGTTCTCCAACCTCACTCGAAGGCCTCTCCATGACCCGCTTCATCAGGCGGCCCACCAATCCGGCAGCACGTGCTGCTGCCGGTCAAACCTGA
- a CDS encoding NAD(P)/FAD-dependent oxidoreductase — protein MSGGDPIVIVGAGPAGVSAARTLVAAGHKPVLIDEGVFPGGQIFRRPPAPLRRSDRDLYGFDAGRACRMRDQFAAILPSIAYRAETLIWGVEPGVLHLARRNEVMRQPWGRLIVATGAMDRIVPINGWTAPGVFTLGGAQIALKAQASTIGHDVIFMGSGPLLYLVAYQYARAGARVVAVLESGRPLRQVSALPGLMVGGRIFAKGLYYMAWLRTHGVPIKTDVQPLEILKASDGRVAGLLYRQSKAETTLSCDALAIGFGLTSETQLADLLGVDFRFDEQHRQWLPVTDGDGRSSVDGVYLAGDGLAIRGSEVAAMTGELAALAVLADAGRADASRAARLRRGLERMDRFRRSLNKVFPFPQQLAAELPNETVICRCEGLTAHALRDAVGASGECDINRIKAFTRLGMGRCQGRICGLVAAELIAAKGSVHVSQAGRLRGQAPIKPLTLTTLAGGARDGI, from the coding sequence ATGAGCGGCGGGGATCCTATCGTCATCGTCGGTGCAGGCCCGGCAGGTGTAAGCGCTGCCCGCACCTTGGTAGCGGCCGGCCACAAGCCTGTTCTGATCGACGAAGGAGTGTTTCCAGGGGGCCAGATTTTCCGCCGTCCGCCGGCTCCGCTGCGGCGAAGTGACCGGGATCTCTACGGATTCGATGCTGGTCGCGCATGCAGGATGCGCGATCAGTTCGCAGCCATTTTGCCCTCGATTGCCTATCGCGCCGAGACCTTGATCTGGGGTGTCGAACCTGGGGTTCTTCACCTGGCCCGCAGAAACGAGGTGATGCGACAGCCATGGGGACGACTGATCGTTGCGACCGGCGCAATGGATCGAATCGTGCCAATCAACGGGTGGACGGCGCCAGGAGTCTTCACGCTGGGTGGGGCGCAGATCGCCCTGAAGGCCCAAGCCTCGACAATAGGCCACGACGTCATCTTTATGGGCAGCGGGCCGCTCCTTTACCTGGTGGCATACCAGTACGCGCGAGCCGGGGCACGGGTCGTGGCCGTCCTCGAATCCGGCAGGCCGTTGCGACAGGTGTCCGCCCTTCCAGGATTGATGGTCGGCGGACGGATCTTTGCCAAAGGCCTGTATTACATGGCCTGGCTTCGCACACACGGCGTTCCCATCAAAACAGACGTCCAACCACTCGAGATCCTCAAAGCCTCAGACGGTCGTGTCGCCGGCTTGCTCTATCGTCAGTCAAAGGCTGAGACCACCTTGTCCTGCGACGCGCTCGCCATTGGCTTTGGGCTGACGTCGGAAACACAACTTGCCGATCTACTCGGGGTCGATTTTCGCTTCGACGAACAGCACCGTCAGTGGCTTCCTGTCACAGACGGGGACGGGCGCAGTTCCGTTGACGGCGTTTATCTCGCCGGCGACGGGCTCGCGATCCGTGGCAGCGAAGTCGCGGCCATGACAGGTGAGCTTGCAGCCCTGGCAGTTTTGGCAGATGCCGGACGGGCGGATGCGTCGCGCGCCGCGCGATTACGCCGCGGTCTCGAGCGAATGGATCGTTTTCGACGGTCTCTCAATAAAGTCTTCCCGTTTCCCCAGCAGCTGGCGGCCGAACTTCCAAACGAGACCGTAATCTGCCGCTGCGAGGGGTTGACAGCTCATGCTTTGCGCGATGCCGTGGGAGCATCGGGAGAGTGCGACATCAATCGCATCAAGGCGTTCACGCGTCTAGGCATGGGTCGTTGCCAAGGGCGCATCTGTGGGCTGGTCGCTGCCGAACTGATCGCCGCCAAAGGATCCGTCCATGTCAGTCAGGCTGGCCGCTTGCGTGGACAGGCGCCGATTAAACCGCTCACGCTTACCACCCTTGCGGGAGGCGCCCGTGACGGTATTTGA
- a CDS encoding (2Fe-2S)-binding protein, whose amino-acid sequence MTLEKCREKSFKRLCAIAPPVIELTVDGQSVMARAGETVLVALNTELGHVRNFEFHHERRAGFCFMGACQDCWLWKTSGERIRACTSLVEAGMSLSTVAPEVRA is encoded by the coding sequence ATGACCTTGGAAAAATGCCGAGAAAAAAGCTTCAAGAGGCTGTGCGCAATTGCTCCGCCCGTCATCGAACTCACTGTCGATGGCCAATCCGTCATGGCGCGCGCCGGCGAAACGGTACTTGTTGCGCTCAACACCGAGCTTGGGCATGTCCGCAACTTTGAGTTCCACCACGAACGCAGGGCTGGCTTCTGTTTCATGGGAGCCTGCCAAGATTGCTGGCTGTGGAAGACTTCGGGCGAACGTATCCGCGCGTGCACCAGCCTCGTTGAAGCGGGCATGTCGCTATCAACCGTCGCGCCGGAGGTAAGGGCATGA
- a CDS encoding MmgE/PrpD family protein, producing MPNAISELAAFCGSIETVGETTLKAARRTVLDTIGVAASGAATPGGRASFKAASAIWGAGASSIWFSSMLLTPAGATFVNATYAASLDLDDGHRAAAGHPAAAIVPAVLALVGCHVVSGRRLLTAIAIGYEIAVRAAASRDVNSLRTTDTGLWCGYGAAAAAGWLMALPLPAIAHAMAIAGQTATGQFSTGWTRVGHTVKEGIPWAAANGIQAAYLAAAGHRGPLDLLDEEPVYNRTRLLAGLGDAWAVEHAYFKRYSCCRWAHAAIDAAVLLQDERKLPARAIEGIVVEIFDRALTLPNQVIPTSNEAAQYSIPFCIAVALLHGQTALLPLEDRHLADPDVIALASRVRLEASPRYVGAFPATTPATVSISAGGEMSALEITYPKGEPANPMSDAELREKFATLTSRLPMPFLQARSISDAVSALMDGTVTTSLLDALCNAS from the coding sequence TTGCCGAACGCAATATCCGAGCTCGCCGCCTTTTGCGGCTCAATTGAAACCGTAGGCGAAACGACCTTAAAGGCCGCCCGCAGAACGGTTCTTGACACGATCGGGGTCGCCGCCAGTGGTGCTGCCACGCCTGGAGGTCGCGCCTCCTTTAAAGCTGCGAGCGCCATCTGGGGCGCCGGGGCGTCATCGATCTGGTTCTCCAGCATGCTGCTCACGCCAGCCGGTGCCACCTTCGTCAACGCCACCTATGCGGCAAGCCTCGACCTTGACGACGGTCACCGCGCTGCTGCCGGACATCCGGCCGCTGCCATCGTTCCAGCAGTACTCGCGCTTGTCGGCTGCCACGTGGTTTCGGGTCGCCGGTTGCTAACGGCGATTGCCATTGGATACGAGATTGCGGTTCGTGCCGCGGCCTCCCGTGACGTCAATAGCCTGCGGACAACCGACACGGGCCTCTGGTGCGGTTATGGCGCGGCCGCCGCCGCCGGCTGGCTCATGGCGCTTCCTCTTCCGGCGATTGCGCATGCGATGGCGATCGCGGGTCAGACTGCGACTGGTCAATTTTCCACGGGCTGGACGCGTGTCGGCCACACGGTAAAGGAAGGAATTCCCTGGGCGGCAGCAAACGGTATTCAGGCAGCATATCTCGCTGCCGCCGGCCATAGGGGTCCGCTCGATCTGCTTGACGAGGAACCTGTCTACAACAGGACGCGGCTGCTTGCGGGGCTCGGAGACGCATGGGCTGTCGAACACGCGTATTTCAAGCGCTATAGCTGCTGCCGCTGGGCGCATGCCGCGATCGACGCAGCGGTGCTTCTACAGGACGAGCGCAAGCTACCCGCCCGCGCGATCGAGGGGATCGTCGTTGAAATATTCGACAGAGCGCTCACCCTGCCGAACCAGGTTATACCCACCTCGAACGAGGCTGCGCAGTACAGCATTCCCTTCTGCATCGCCGTGGCGCTTCTACACGGGCAAACCGCGTTGTTGCCGCTCGAGGATCGCCACCTCGCAGACCCCGATGTCATCGCACTCGCTTCGCGGGTTCGGCTGGAAGCTAGCCCAAGATATGTCGGCGCTTTTCCAGCAACGACCCCTGCCACAGTCAGTATCTCGGCAGGCGGCGAGATGTCTGCGCTTGAGATCACCTACCCAAAGGGAGAGCCCGCCAATCCGATGAGTGATGCAGAGCTTAGGGAGAAGTTCGCCACGCTGACATCACGGCTGCCCATGCCTTTTCTCCAGGCGCGCTCCATTTCCGATGCGGTCAGTGCACTGATGGACGGGACGGTAACGACTTCACTCCTCGACGCCCTTTGCAACGCCTCATAG
- a CDS encoding IclR family transcriptional regulator, with the protein MARDEVAATGTQLLDRAVAILKFLGDIGQHGATMAMIGDVLGLKQPTAHRIITALERHGLVDRERETKRYRLGLALFAMGAAAADGTGLRVLARPALMRISAATGDSVFLMARAGFNTVCVDRQQGSYIIDSLTGHIGGQIPMGVGPASQAILAFLPSAEAAVIVATNAPLYKQYAPLTERKVKDALAAVRQNGYAIDHGELVAGISAIAVPILPPGRDAVAAIAINLTSARLTEERLPTLVNMLQSEVRQIEESLNPLDEPRLGSAAAAMVSPRR; encoded by the coding sequence ATGGCAAGAGACGAGGTCGCGGCAACAGGAACACAGCTGCTCGACAGAGCGGTCGCGATCTTGAAATTCCTCGGCGATATCGGACAGCACGGCGCGACGATGGCGATGATTGGCGATGTGCTTGGCCTGAAGCAGCCGACCGCCCATCGCATCATTACTGCGCTGGAGCGCCACGGTCTGGTCGATCGCGAACGCGAAACGAAGCGCTATCGCCTGGGGCTCGCGCTCTTTGCCATGGGCGCTGCGGCGGCTGATGGGACGGGATTGCGCGTGCTCGCTCGCCCTGCCCTGATGCGGATTTCGGCGGCGACCGGCGATTCCGTATTTCTGATGGCACGTGCAGGCTTCAACACGGTCTGCGTCGATCGTCAGCAGGGCTCTTACATCATTGACAGCTTGACCGGTCATATCGGGGGACAGATCCCGATGGGCGTCGGCCCTGCAAGCCAGGCGATCCTCGCCTTCCTGCCGTCAGCGGAGGCAGCGGTGATTGTTGCGACCAATGCGCCTCTTTACAAACAGTACGCACCGCTGACCGAACGAAAGGTCAAGGATGCTTTGGCGGCTGTCAGACAGAACGGCTACGCCATCGATCACGGAGAACTTGTGGCCGGCATATCGGCGATCGCCGTGCCGATCCTGCCACCCGGTCGTGACGCTGTGGCGGCAATCGCCATCAACCTAACAAGCGCCCGCTTGACGGAGGAGCGGCTCCCAACCCTGGTCAACATGCTGCAGAGTGAAGTCCGCCAGATCGAGGAAAGTCTTAATCCGCTTGACGAGCCACGTTTGGGATCGGCTGCCGCGGCCATGGTTTCGCCGCGGAGATGA